In one Pseudomonas hydrolytica genomic region, the following are encoded:
- the gltB gene encoding glutamate synthase large subunit, with the protein MKAGLYRPDEFKDNCGFGLIAHMQGEPSHHLLKTAIEALTCMTHRGGINADGKTGDGCGLLIQKPDQFLRAIAQEQFGVELPAQYAVGMVFFNQDPAKAEAARENMNREILAAGLQLVGWRKVPIDTSVLGQLALERLPQIEQVFIGGEGLSDQEFAIKLFSARRRSSVANADDADHYICSFSHKTIIYKGLMMPADLQQFYPDLGDERLQTAIAVFHQRFSTNTLPKWPLAQPFRFLAHNGEINTITGNRNWAQARRTKFANELIPDLDELGPLVNRVGSDSSSMDNMLELMVTGGIDLFRGLRMIIPPAWQNVETMDADLRAFYEYNSMHMEPWDGPAGVVLTDGRHAVCLLDRNGLRPARWVTTKNGYITLASEIGVWDYQPEDVIAKGRVGPGQILAVDTETGQVLDTESIDSRLKSRHPYKLWLRKHAQRIKATLEDRDHGSPFYDPDQLKQYMKMFQVTFEERDQVLRPLGEQGQEAVGSMGDDTPMAVLSQRVRSPYDYFRQQFAQVTNPPIDPLREAIVMSLEICLGAERNIFSESPEHATRVILSSPVISPAKWRALMNLDRPGFDRHVIDMNYDESLGLEAAVRNMADQAEEAVRAGKVLLVLTDRHIAPGKLPAHASLVTGAVHHRLVEKGLRCDCNILVETATARDPHHYAVLLGFGASAVYPFLAYEVLGDLIRTGEVLGDLYEVFKHYRKGISKGLLKILSKMGISTVASYRGAQLFEAVGLADEVTELCFRGVASRIQGARFVDIESEQKLLSFEAWNNRKPIQQGGLLKFVYGGEYHAYNPDVVRTLQEAVQQGNYAKYKEYSTLVDTRPVSMIRDLLKVKESATPISLDEVEPLQSIFKRFDAAGISLGALSPEAHEALAEAMNRLGGRSNSGEGGEDPARYGTIKSSKIKQVATGRFGVTPEYLVNAEVLQIKVAQGAKPGEGGQLPGGKVNGLIARLRYAVPGVTLISPPPHHDIYSIEDLAQLIYDLKQVNPKALVSVKLVAEAGVGTIAAGVAKAYADLITISGYDGGTGASPLTSIRYAGAPWELGLAETHQTLRGNDLRGKVRVQTDGGLKTGLDVIKAAILGAESFGFGTAPMVALGCKYLRICHLNNCATGVATQNDKLRKDHFIGTVEMVMNFFTYVAEETREWLAKLGVRSLEELIGRTDLLEVLPGETAKQGNLDLSPLLASAHIPADKPQFCQVPKNPPFDEGLLAEKMVDMAKDAIAGKTGGEFELNIGNCDRSIGARISGEIARVHGNQGMNDAPITFRFKGTAGQSFGVWNAGGLNLRLEGDANDYVGKGMTGGKIVITPPAGSPFATEDSAIIGNTCLYGATGGKLFATGTAGERFAVRNSGAHAVVEGTGDHCCEYMTGGFVCVLGKTGYNFGSGMTGGFAYVLDMDNGFYDRVNHELVEIQRINNEAMEAYRSHLESVLAEYVEETGSEWGQNLLENLDDYLRKFWLVKPKAASLKSLLSSTRANPQ; encoded by the coding sequence ATGAAAGCAGGTTTGTACCGTCCTGATGAGTTCAAGGATAACTGCGGCTTCGGCTTGATCGCCCACATGCAAGGTGAGCCTAGTCATCACCTGCTCAAGACCGCTATTGAGGCCCTCACCTGCATGACTCACCGCGGCGGTATCAACGCCGACGGCAAGACCGGTGATGGCTGCGGCCTGCTGATCCAGAAGCCCGATCAATTCCTGCGCGCCATCGCCCAGGAGCAATTCGGCGTCGAACTGCCTGCGCAATATGCCGTGGGCATGGTGTTCTTCAATCAGGATCCGGCCAAGGCCGAGGCCGCGCGCGAGAACATGAATCGCGAAATCCTGGCGGCCGGCCTGCAACTGGTGGGCTGGCGCAAGGTGCCGATCGATACCAGCGTGCTAGGCCAGCTGGCGCTGGAGCGCCTGCCGCAGATCGAGCAGGTGTTCATCGGTGGCGAGGGTCTGAGCGACCAGGAATTCGCCATCAAGCTGTTCAGCGCCCGCCGTCGTTCTTCGGTGGCCAATGCCGACGACGCCGACCACTACATCTGCAGCTTCTCGCACAAGACCATCATCTACAAAGGCCTGATGATGCCGGCGGACCTGCAGCAGTTCTACCCGGATCTGGGTGACGAGCGCCTGCAGACCGCCATCGCGGTCTTCCACCAGCGTTTCTCCACCAACACCCTGCCGAAGTGGCCGCTGGCGCAGCCCTTCCGCTTCCTCGCGCACAACGGCGAGATCAATACCATCACCGGCAACCGCAACTGGGCGCAGGCCCGTCGCACCAAGTTCGCCAACGAGCTGATCCCCGATCTCGACGAACTGGGCCCGCTGGTCAACCGTGTCGGCTCCGACTCCTCGAGCATGGACAACATGCTCGAGCTGATGGTCACCGGTGGCATCGACCTGTTCCGCGGCCTGCGCATGATCATTCCGCCGGCCTGGCAGAACGTCGAGACCATGGACGCCGACCTGCGCGCGTTCTACGAGTACAACTCCATGCACATGGAGCCCTGGGATGGCCCGGCCGGCGTGGTGCTGACCGATGGTCGCCATGCCGTGTGCCTGCTCGACCGTAACGGTCTGCGCCCGGCGCGTTGGGTCACCACCAAGAACGGCTACATCACCCTGGCCTCGGAAATCGGCGTGTGGGACTACCAGCCCGAGGACGTCATCGCCAAGGGCCGTGTCGGCCCAGGGCAGATCCTCGCCGTCGACACCGAGACCGGCCAGGTGCTCGACACCGAGTCCATCGACAGCCGCCTGAAGTCGCGCCATCCCTACAAGCTGTGGCTGCGCAAGCATGCCCAGCGCATCAAGGCGACGCTGGAAGACCGCGACCATGGTTCGCCCTTCTACGACCCGGACCAGCTCAAGCAGTACATGAAGATGTTCCAGGTCACCTTCGAGGAGCGTGACCAGGTGCTGCGTCCGCTCGGTGAGCAGGGCCAGGAAGCGGTCGGCTCCATGGGCGACGACACCCCGATGGCGGTGCTCAGCCAGCGCGTGCGCTCGCCTTACGACTACTTCCGTCAGCAGTTCGCGCAGGTCACCAACCCGCCGATCGACCCGCTGCGCGAGGCGATCGTCATGTCCCTGGAAATCTGCCTGGGCGCCGAACGCAACATCTTCAGCGAATCGCCCGAGCATGCCACCCGCGTGATCCTCAGCAGCCCGGTGATCTCGCCGGCCAAGTGGCGCGCGCTGATGAACCTGGATCGTCCGGGCTTCGACCGTCATGTCATCGATATGAACTACGACGAGTCGCTGGGCCTGGAAGCCGCCGTGCGCAACATGGCCGATCAGGCCGAGGAAGCCGTGCGCGCCGGCAAGGTGCTGCTGGTGCTGACCGATCGTCACATCGCCCCGGGCAAGCTGCCGGCGCATGCGTCGCTGGTCACCGGTGCCGTGCATCACCGCCTGGTGGAAAAGGGCCTGCGCTGCGACTGCAACATCCTGGTGGAAACCGCCACCGCGCGTGACCCGCATCACTACGCCGTGCTGCTGGGCTTCGGCGCCTCGGCGGTGTACCCGTTCCTGGCCTACGAAGTGCTGGGCGACCTGATCCGCACCGGCGAAGTGCTGGGCGATCTGTACGAAGTGTTCAAGCACTACCGCAAGGGCATTTCCAAGGGCCTGCTGAAGATCCTGTCGAAGATGGGTATCTCCACCGTCGCGTCCTATCGCGGCGCGCAGCTGTTCGAGGCCGTCGGCCTGGCCGATGAAGTCACCGAGCTGTGCTTCCGCGGCGTGGCCAGCCGCATCCAGGGCGCGCGCTTCGTCGATATCGAGAGCGAGCAGAAGCTGCTGTCCTTCGAGGCCTGGAACAACCGCAAGCCGATCCAGCAGGGCGGTCTGCTCAAGTTCGTCTACGGCGGTGAATACCACGCCTACAACCCGGACGTGGTACGCACGCTGCAGGAAGCCGTGCAACAGGGCAACTACGCCAAGTACAAGGAATACTCGACGCTGGTCGACACCCGTCCGGTGTCGATGATCCGCGACCTGCTCAAGGTCAAGGAGTCCGCCACGCCGATCAGCCTCGACGAAGTCGAGCCGCTGCAGTCGATCTTCAAGCGCTTCGACGCCGCCGGTATCTCCCTCGGCGCGCTGTCGCCGGAGGCGCACGAGGCGCTGGCCGAGGCGATGAACCGTCTGGGTGGTCGCTCCAACTCCGGTGAGGGCGGTGAAGACCCGGCCCGCTACGGCACTATCAAGAGCTCCAAGATCAAGCAGGTGGCCACCGGCCGCTTTGGCGTGACCCCGGAATACCTGGTCAACGCCGAAGTGCTGCAGATCAAGGTGGCCCAGGGCGCCAAGCCCGGTGAGGGCGGCCAGCTGCCGGGTGGCAAGGTCAACGGCCTGATCGCGCGTCTGCGTTATGCGGTACCGGGCGTGACCCTGATCTCGCCGCCGCCGCACCACGACATCTATTCGATCGAAGACCTGGCGCAGCTGATCTATGACCTCAAGCAGGTCAACCCGAAGGCGCTGGTGTCGGTCAAGCTGGTGGCGGAAGCCGGTGTCGGCACCATCGCTGCCGGTGTGGCCAAGGCCTATGCCGACCTGATCACCATTTCCGGTTACGACGGTGGCACCGGCGCGTCGCCGCTGACCTCCATCCGCTATGCCGGCGCGCCCTGGGAACTGGGCCTGGCCGAAACCCACCAGACCCTGCGCGGCAACGACCTGCGCGGCAAGGTACGGGTGCAGACCGACGGTGGTCTGAAAACCGGTCTGGACGTGATCAAGGCGGCCATCCTCGGCGCCGAGAGCTTCGGCTTCGGCACCGCGCCGATGGTCGCGCTGGGTTGCAAATACCTGCGCATCTGCCACCTGAACAACTGCGCCACTGGCGTGGCCACGCAGAACGACAAGCTGCGCAAGGATCACTTCATCGGCACCGTCGAGATGGTGATGAACTTCTTCACCTACGTCGCCGAGGAAACCCGCGAGTGGCTGGCCAAGCTGGGCGTGCGCAGCCTGGAGGAGCTGATCGGCCGTACCGATCTGCTCGAAGTGCTGCCGGGCGAAACCGCCAAGCAGGGCAACCTGGATCTGTCGCCGCTGCTGGCCAGCGCGCATATCCCGGCCGACAAGCCGCAGTTCTGCCAGGTGCCGAAGAACCCGCCGTTCGACGAAGGCCTGCTGGCCGAGAAGATGGTGGACATGGCCAAGGACGCCATCGCCGGCAAGACCGGCGGTGAGTTCGAGCTGAACATCGGTAACTGCGACCGCTCCATCGGCGCACGCATTTCCGGTGAGATCGCCCGCGTGCATGGCAACCAGGGCATGAACGACGCACCGATCACCTTCCGCTTCAAGGGCACTGCCGGTCAGAGCTTCGGCGTATGGAACGCCGGTGGTCTGAACCTGCGCCTGGAAGGCGATGCCAACGACTACGTAGGCAAGGGCATGACCGGCGGCAAGATCGTCATCACCCCGCCTGCCGGCAGCCCGTTCGCCACCGAGGACAGCGCCATCATCGGCAACACCTGTCTGTACGGCGCCACCGGCGGCAAGCTGTTCGCCACCGGTACCGCGGGCGAGCGTTTCGCCGTGCGCAACTCCGGCGCCCACGCCGTGGTGGAAGGCACGGGCGACCACTGCTGCGAGTACATGACCGGCGGTTTCGTCTGCGTGCTGGGCAAGACCGGCTACAACTTCGGCTCGGGCATGACCGGCGGCTTCGCCTATGTGCTCGATATGGACAACGGCTTCTACGACCGCGTCAACCACGAACTGGTGGAAATCCAGCGCATCAACAATGAAGCGATGGAGGCCTACCGCAGCCACCTGGAAAGCGTACTCGCCGAGTACGTCGAAGAGACCGGCAGCGAGTGGGGTCAGAACCTGCTGGAGAATCTGGACGATTACCTGCGCAAGTTCTGGCTGGTGAAACCGAAAGCGGCGAGCCTGAAGTCGCTGTTGTCCAGCACCCGTGCCAACCCGCAATAA